Part of the Brassica napus cultivar Da-Ae unplaced genomic scaffold, Da-Ae ScsIHWf_1981;HRSCAF=2629, whole genome shotgun sequence genome, CATATCTGCATTAAATGTAACCTCGTTTAGTTCGTGAAGTACATAGTATCTTTTGTCCTAAGCATTTTACCACCTCTTCCTGTCGCAACAGTAATTTGTCAAACATTGAACAGGTTATGTGACCATTATGTCTTCAGTTGACTGTCTGTTGTTAGATTATGGATgatgtctgaaaaaaaaaactcatgattGGATTAAACTTTGCATATTACTTTCTTTCTAATAATCATCCTAATAGTAACACATGAGAATAAACGTTTTTAACTATACATAAAACATTGCTTCAAGTCACACTGATCTCTTTAATAATTCCGGAACCATATATGGGCTAGAGCCACTCAATTATATATAAtccatcattttcattaataatattagcgtgtttaataaataatcaaaaagaaaaagattaacAAGCAACAACAAAACGACATCGTTTGGTAAGTGATCCCTCTCTTCTCTTTATATAATCCTTCTTCTCTCCTTCCTTCCCCCTTCCAATATTCTCTTCAGCTCAAATCCTCTGGTTATGGCGTCTCCGACTTATCTAAACTCAACCCCTACAGATCTCGTTCGAAGGAAGAAGAGACAATCCGCTTCCTCCTCCGCCGCGTCGTCTCGGAGAAACAACGCAGCTTCAGCAACCGCCGGAGACGGTGATAGATGGAGATCGGAGAAGCAGCAGCGTAACTACTCCGCCAAGCTGATCCAGGCGCTGCAACAGGTCCGCCTCAGCTCCTCCGCCGCCGAAACACCATCTCCGACGGCGAAGAAGCGGGGGAAAGCCGTCCGGGAAGCCGCCGACCGCGCTCTCGCCGTCTCCGCTCGCGGGAGGACGCTCTGGAGCAGAGCGATCCTCGCTAACCGGATCAAGCTCAAATTCCGGAAACAGAAACGGCCGAGACCGGCGGCGATCCCGGCCGTGATCACGACGGGAAGTAGCAGCAGAAGATGGAAGAAACAGAGAGTGACGGTTGTGAAACTGAATAAGAAGAGTATACCGACGGTTAACCGGAAAGTACGTGTACTCGGCCGGTTAGTTCCGGGTTGCAAGAAAGAATCAGTACCGGTTATTCTAGAGGAAGCGACGGATTACATACAGGCTTTGGAGATGCAAGTCAGAGCCATGAAGTCTCTAG contains:
- the LOC125599751 gene encoding transcription factor bHLH148-like, translated to MASPTYLNSTPTDLVRRKKRQSASSSAASSRRNNAASATAGDGDRWRSEKQQRNYSAKLIQALQQVRLSSSAAETPSPTAKKRGKAVREAADRALAVSARGRTLWSRAILANRIKLKFRKQKRPRPAAIPAVITTGSSSRRWKKQRVTVVKLNKKSIPTVNRKVRVLGRLVPGCKKESVPVILEEATDYIQALEMQVRAMKSLAELLSGSNSGSAPPPI